Proteins encoded in a region of the Rickettsia bellii RML369-C genome:
- the ftsA gene encoding cell division protein FtsA — translation MKEKISNFVALDFGSSKIAAIAAYISKKGEIKVASQNLHHSKGIKSGVITDLKNAESSIVSAIYALEKDCNKNIKKVILSLSGAATKSYYINYTIKISTATITKQDIKKLLQKALQEFKFKNQEIIHYFPLEFILDNNRVENPIGMYGRELGCELHIIAAESNMLSNIVQCFAKCHIEVTNITLAIYASAISCLTNDEKNLGSLIIDIGDKTTSFGIFFAGKLIYTGHVNIGSFHISSDIAKVFGTDLATAEKLKILYGNAILSSFDKDSIINMEDFNVDAHHSPAGAVTVYKLAEVIKARAEEILLMVKSEYDKAIKGQISVYRTVITGGGSQLRGLKELSSKVFEKQTRIGKPELIDGFTEDYNPAAYSAVIGMLKIHALKQQKEFSHMKLDENSSWINKVFDWLRENI, via the coding sequence ATGAAAGAGAAAATATCGAATTTTGTAGCACTTGATTTTGGCAGTAGTAAAATTGCTGCGATTGCTGCCTATATTAGTAAAAAAGGTGAGATCAAGGTAGCAAGTCAAAATTTACATCACTCTAAAGGCATAAAATCAGGGGTTATAACAGATTTAAAGAATGCTGAAAGTAGTATTGTTTCAGCAATTTATGCGTTAGAAAAAGATTGTAATAAAAATATCAAAAAAGTTATATTATCGCTATCAGGAGCTGCTACTAAATCTTATTATATAAATTATACTATTAAAATTAGTACAGCAACTATAACCAAGCAAGATATAAAAAAGCTTTTACAAAAAGCATTACAGGAGTTTAAATTTAAGAATCAAGAAATTATTCATTACTTTCCTCTTGAGTTTATTCTTGATAATAATAGGGTTGAAAACCCTATAGGTATGTACGGAAGAGAGCTTGGCTGTGAATTACATATTATTGCAGCTGAGTCAAATATGCTATCAAATATTGTGCAGTGTTTTGCTAAATGCCATATTGAAGTTACAAATATTACTCTAGCCATTTATGCTTCTGCGATTAGCTGCCTTACAAATGATGAAAAAAACCTCGGTTCATTGATTATAGATATAGGTGATAAAACCACTTCTTTTGGTATTTTCTTTGCCGGTAAATTGATATATACAGGACACGTAAATATAGGTAGTTTTCATATTAGTTCTGATATTGCAAAAGTTTTCGGTACTGACCTTGCTACAGCTGAAAAATTAAAGATTTTATATGGTAACGCAATTTTATCCTCTTTTGATAAAGACAGTATTATTAATATGGAGGATTTTAATGTTGATGCTCACCATAGCCCTGCAGGAGCAGTAACGGTTTATAAACTTGCTGAAGTAATAAAGGCAAGAGCAGAAGAGATATTGTTAATGGTAAAGTCTGAATATGATAAGGCAATAAAAGGACAAATATCAGTGTACCGCACTGTTATTACTGGAGGCGGATCGCAGCTTAGAGGGCTTAAAGAGCTTTCAAGTAAGGTTTTTGAGAAGCAAACTAGAATAGGTAAGCCAGAGCTTATTGATGGCTTTACTGAAGACTATAATCCCGCTGCTTATTCGGCAGTTATAGGTATGCTAAAAATTCACGCTCTAAAACAGCAAAAAGAATTTTCCCATATGAAACTTGATGAAAATAGCAGCTGGATTAACAAAGTTTTCGATTGGCTAAGAGAGAATATTTAA
- a CDS encoding class II aldolase/adducin family protein, whose translation MTNVKYNLAAAYKIMAYLSMDDHTYTHLSARPKDADFYYIYPFGLRFEEVTEHNLLKVSLDGRILEGEEYQYNKTGYFIHGSIYQTRPDISAIFHYHTPASIAVSALKCGLLPISQWALHFYNRISYHEYNSLILDSEKQSDRLVNDLKQNYVMLLRNHGAITCGKTIHEAMFYAYHLEQACKTQCSLNSANKQDLIIPSEEICKQTVKDLLSFEEDLGKCDWDAWLRVIKNNYCK comes from the coding sequence ATGACTAACGTAAAATACAACTTAGCAGCTGCCTATAAAATAATGGCATATTTATCGATGGATGATCATACTTATACTCATCTATCTGCAAGACCTAAAGATGCTGATTTTTATTATATTTACCCTTTCGGGCTTAGATTTGAAGAAGTAACAGAACATAATCTTCTAAAAGTTAGTTTAGATGGCAGAATTCTAGAGGGAGAGGAATATCAATATAATAAGACTGGCTACTTTATTCATGGAAGTATTTATCAAACACGTCCTGATATTTCAGCTATTTTCCATTACCATACTCCGGCAAGTATTGCAGTCTCTGCTTTAAAATGCGGATTACTGCCGATCAGCCAATGGGCGTTACATTTTTACAACAGAATTTCTTATCATGAATATAATTCTTTGATATTAGACTCTGAAAAGCAAAGTGATAGGTTAGTTAATGACCTCAAACAAAATTATGTGATGTTACTTCGTAACCATGGTGCTATTACTTGCGGGAAAACAATACATGAAGCTATGTTTTATGCTTATCATTTAGAGCAAGCTTGCAAAACACAATGTTCACTAAATTCAGCTAATAAACAAGATCTTATAATACCATCCGAAGAAATATGTAAACAAACTGTAAAAGATTTATTATCATTTGAAGAAGATTTAGGCAAATGTGACTGGGATGCTTGGTTAAGGGTTATAAAAAATAATTATTGCAAATAA
- a CDS encoding cell division protein FtsQ/DivIB, whose product MRKKTSSNKKNTAKKNNNISLHRKLGLIYKKTILILKIVLIIFICLFAFTKYFASLKSYLKTNIYQTTTELGFKLENVIIEGQQNVDEPTILKVLNAKKGSSIFALNLDEIRNNLKNNRWIKEVYVSRRLPSTIYIKLFEREPIAIWQINNQLFLIDEEGYEISKNIEPFPHLLHVVGEGANIYASKLVNELQKYPALINKTSSAIRCGDRRWDLNLKGGINIKLPAKNFEEALKYIDALNKANKLFNQNYKQLDLRDKNKYYIEKY is encoded by the coding sequence ATGAGAAAAAAAACAAGCTCAAATAAAAAAAATACAGCTAAAAAAAACAATAACATTTCATTGCATCGAAAGTTAGGGCTAATCTATAAGAAAACAATATTAATACTTAAAATCGTTTTAATTATCTTTATATGTTTGTTTGCTTTCACAAAATATTTTGCTTCGTTAAAAAGCTATTTAAAAACAAATATATATCAAACAACTACAGAACTTGGCTTTAAACTTGAGAATGTAATAATTGAGGGGCAACAAAATGTTGATGAACCTACAATATTAAAAGTTTTAAATGCTAAAAAAGGTAGTTCTATTTTTGCTCTTAATTTAGATGAAATTAGGAATAATTTAAAGAATAATAGATGGATTAAGGAAGTATATGTTTCAAGAAGATTACCAAGTACGATATATATAAAACTGTTTGAAAGAGAACCTATTGCTATTTGGCAGATCAATAACCAACTCTTCTTAATTGATGAAGAGGGTTATGAAATCAGTAAGAACATAGAGCCATTTCCTCATTTATTACATGTTGTAGGGGAGGGGGCAAATATATATGCTAGCAAGCTAGTAAATGAACTACAAAAATATCCGGCATTAATAAATAAAACCTCATCTGCTATTAGATGTGGGGATAGAAGATGGGATTTAAATCTTAAGGGTGGAATAAATATTAAATTACCGGCAAAGAATTTTGAAGAAGCCTTAAAATATATAGACGCACTCAATAAAGCAAATAAACTATTTAATCAAAACTACAAACAGTTAGATTTGAGAGACAAGAATAAGTACTATATTGAGAAGTATTAA
- the lpxC gene encoding UDP-3-O-acyl-N-acetylglucosamine deacetylase: protein MQQITLSKPVSCYGIGVHSGKRTQLTIEPAKENTGIIFIRTDISSENNYIEAKYFNVSDTLLSTTISNSNKIQVSTIEHIMAALWGCGIDNAVIKIDGPEVPIMDGSSKPFVFMIECAGKKLQNAPKKYLKILKEVTATHKDCELTCTPSDHMKIDLTIDFNSKAIGRQNLVFSKQESFNNNIADARTFGFTKDGDYLQSKGLALGVSFENTIAIDDQDKVLNPDGLRYQDEFVRHKLLDLFGDLYTSGNNIVSSINGYKTSHALNNELLQRIFSDNTSHKFVTASEI, encoded by the coding sequence ATGCAGCAAATTACATTATCAAAGCCCGTAAGCTGTTACGGAATAGGTGTTCATTCTGGGAAACGTACTCAGTTAACTATTGAACCCGCTAAAGAAAATACTGGTATTATCTTCATAAGAACTGACATATCTTCAGAAAATAATTATATTGAAGCAAAATATTTTAACGTTTCTGACACTTTACTCTCTACTACTATAAGCAATAGCAACAAAATACAAGTCTCAACAATTGAACATATAATGGCTGCATTATGGGGATGCGGAATTGATAATGCTGTTATCAAAATAGATGGTCCTGAAGTTCCTATAATGGATGGCAGTAGCAAACCTTTTGTCTTTATGATTGAGTGTGCTGGGAAAAAGCTACAAAATGCTCCTAAAAAATATTTAAAAATTCTGAAAGAAGTAACAGCTACTCATAAAGATTGCGAGTTAACTTGTACACCTTCTGATCATATGAAAATAGATTTGACTATTGATTTTAATAGTAAAGCTATAGGAAGACAAAATTTAGTCTTTTCAAAGCAAGAATCTTTTAATAATAATATTGCTGATGCTCGTACTTTTGGCTTTACAAAAGATGGTGACTATTTACAGAGTAAGGGGCTTGCTCTAGGTGTTTCATTTGAGAATACAATAGCTATAGATGATCAAGATAAAGTCTTAAATCCTGATGGATTACGTTATCAAGATGAATTTGTGCGTCATAAATTATTAGACCTATTTGGCGATCTATATACTTCTGGTAATAACATTGTAAGCTCAATTAATGGCTATAAAACTAGTCATGCTCTTAATAACGAGTTATTACAACGAATATTTAGTGATAATACCTCACATAAATTTGTTACTGCTAGCGAGATATAG
- a CDS encoding D-alanine--D-alanine ligase — translation MHKYQTHWVESSEIKILSDKGKKHIALVAGGMSAEREVSLISAEGVGKALIEAGYKVTFIDMGADITVKLHEIKPDIVFNCLHGTYGEDGCLPGLLNIMRIPYTHSGVLASSLAFDKVHSRSWFLTNNINMAESIVISKGDNIKTDPIKRPYVIKPFTQGSSIGVEVIFEEDDFNFANYDFPYGDEVIIEKYIKGRELQVAILNGKALGALEIKLLKNRFYDYETKYTEGFAEHLCPAPLPTDIYDKLLKESEKIYNTMNCKGAARVEFILEDGTNKLYALEINTHPGMTPLSIVPEIAAYHGIDFVNLIEEILKTASFES, via the coding sequence ATGCATAAATATCAAACACATTGGGTTGAAAGCTCAGAAATTAAAATATTAAGTGATAAAGGCAAGAAACATATAGCATTAGTAGCGGGTGGTATGTCTGCTGAACGTGAAGTATCGCTGATATCAGCAGAGGGAGTAGGCAAAGCTTTAATAGAAGCAGGATATAAAGTTACTTTTATAGATATGGGAGCTGATATCACTGTTAAGCTGCATGAAATAAAGCCTGATATTGTTTTTAATTGTCTGCATGGCACATATGGTGAAGATGGTTGCCTGCCTGGACTTCTTAATATTATGCGAATTCCTTATACTCATAGCGGGGTTTTAGCCTCAAGCCTTGCTTTTGATAAAGTACATTCTAGAAGCTGGTTTTTGACTAACAATATTAATATGGCAGAAAGTATTGTCATAAGTAAAGGTGATAATATTAAAACTGATCCTATAAAACGCCCTTACGTAATTAAGCCGTTTACGCAAGGATCAAGTATTGGTGTTGAGGTAATATTTGAGGAAGATGATTTTAACTTTGCTAATTATGATTTTCCTTATGGTGATGAGGTAATAATAGAGAAATATATAAAAGGGCGTGAATTACAAGTAGCAATATTAAACGGCAAAGCCTTGGGAGCTTTAGAAATTAAGCTATTAAAAAACCGTTTCTATGATTATGAAACTAAATATACTGAAGGATTTGCCGAGCATTTATGTCCTGCTCCTTTGCCTACCGATATATATGATAAATTGCTTAAAGAGTCGGAAAAGATTTATAACACAATGAATTGTAAGGGGGCGGCTAGAGTTGAATTTATTTTAGAAGACGGCACAAATAAATTATACGCTTTAGAAATAAATACGCATCCTGGTATGACTCCTTTATCTATAGTTCCTGAAATAGCTGCTTATCATGGTATAGATTTTGTTAATTTAATTGAAGAAATTTTAAAGACGGCAAGCTTTGAATCATGA
- a CDS encoding c-type cytochrome, translating to MSGKELNKIVAAILFASLIAMMVGFIANILYKPVLEPKHRGYSIAVQEVSEAPTTQAQAPINIPELMKTANADNGREIAKKCLMCHSLDKDGPNKIGPHLWDVAGRPKASITDYKYSPALSALGGNWDDDSLFAFLHKPSSYAPGTKMSFAGISKPQDIADVILFLKTYVHDK from the coding sequence ATGTCTGGAAAAGAACTAAATAAAATTGTTGCAGCTATATTGTTTGCAAGTTTAATTGCTATGATGGTTGGGTTTATTGCAAATATATTATATAAACCCGTTTTAGAACCAAAACATCGAGGTTATAGTATTGCAGTGCAGGAAGTTTCAGAAGCACCTACTACACAAGCACAAGCCCCAATCAATATACCGGAATTGATGAAAACAGCGAATGCTGATAATGGTCGTGAAATAGCTAAAAAATGTTTAATGTGCCATTCTCTTGATAAAGATGGTCCAAATAAGATAGGACCTCATTTATGGGATGTAGCAGGTCGCCCTAAAGCAAGCATAACGGATTATAAATATTCCCCTGCTTTATCAGCCCTTGGAGGTAATTGGGATGATGATAGTTTATTTGCTTTCTTACATAAACCAAGTAGCTATGCTCCTGGTACTAAAATGTCTTTTGCCGGTATATCAAAACCACAAGATATCGCAGATGTTATATTATTTTTAAAAACTTATGTTCATGATAAATGA
- a CDS encoding NfeD family protein: MFMINEYLTEIWLIIGVICIIAEFFAIPNIGFLFFGFGALLNALIIYNYPLISLTNQITLFGLISLIWFCILYYPLKKYVYSKTTTNENYSDMIGKEAEVYSDVISEENLGQVKWSGVIMNAYLAPNEKAKSGDKVFITKVKGNILICSKHRPK; the protein is encoded by the coding sequence ATGTTCATGATAAATGAGTACTTAACTGAAATTTGGTTAATAATCGGAGTAATTTGTATAATTGCAGAATTTTTTGCAATTCCTAATATCGGCTTTTTATTCTTTGGGTTCGGAGCTTTATTAAATGCTCTTATAATATATAATTACCCTTTAATCAGCTTAACAAATCAAATAACGCTTTTTGGTTTAATATCTCTCATATGGTTTTGTATATTATATTATCCTCTCAAAAAATACGTATATAGCAAAACTACTACTAATGAAAACTATTCCGATATGATAGGTAAAGAAGCTGAAGTTTATAGCGATGTAATTTCAGAAGAAAACCTTGGACAAGTAAAATGGTCTGGGGTTATTATGAATGCTTACCTTGCACCAAACGAGAAAGCTAAATCAGGAGATAAAGTATTTATTACCAAGGTTAAAGGTAATATATTAATCTGCTCTAAACACAGACCTAAATAG
- the murB gene encoding UDP-N-acetylmuramate dehydrogenase: MNLPIVKGEYRKDYNLKHLTWFKVGGNAEIFFKPVDSEDLASFLVQNKQKLPITTFGAGSNIIIRDGGIEGVTIKLGQNFSNIDFTDDGHLIVGSSCLNFSLAKFCQVNAISGFEFLVGIPGTIGGGVAMNAGAYGCEFKDILVRIEAIDFAGNFRTFTNEEIGFKYRGNNLPKDLIILKAVFKVNKGNSEDILARMNEINAARSSTQPIKERTGGSTFANPEGFKSWQLIDKAGLRGYRIGDASISELHCNFMINNGNATAKELEDLGNFVQQKVFEDSGIKLNWEIKRIGKVSSRGLTTG, encoded by the coding sequence ATGAACCTCCCTATAGTAAAAGGTGAGTATAGGAAAGACTATAACTTAAAACATTTAACATGGTTTAAAGTAGGTGGTAATGCTGAAATATTTTTTAAGCCTGTAGATAGCGAAGATTTAGCAAGCTTCTTAGTGCAAAATAAACAAAAATTACCCATAACTACCTTTGGTGCAGGCTCGAATATTATCATACGAGACGGAGGTATAGAGGGTGTCACCATAAAGCTTGGTCAAAATTTTAGCAATATCGATTTTACGGATGATGGTCATTTAATAGTCGGTAGTAGTTGCCTTAATTTTAGTTTAGCTAAATTTTGTCAGGTAAATGCTATTAGCGGCTTTGAATTTTTAGTCGGCATCCCTGGCACTATTGGCGGCGGTGTTGCGATGAATGCTGGAGCTTATGGCTGTGAGTTTAAAGATATTTTAGTTAGGATTGAAGCAATCGACTTTGCAGGAAATTTTCGAACATTTACAAATGAAGAAATAGGCTTTAAGTATCGTGGTAATAATTTGCCAAAGGATTTAATTATTCTTAAAGCCGTTTTTAAAGTTAATAAAGGTAATAGTGAAGATATATTAGCACGGATGAATGAAATAAATGCTGCAAGATCATCTACTCAGCCTATTAAGGAGCGTACTGGCGGCAGTACTTTTGCAAATCCGGAAGGATTTAAATCGTGGCAACTTATTGACAAAGCAGGACTTAGAGGCTATAGAATAGGCGACGCTTCTATCTCAGAACTTCATTGTAACTTTATGATAAACAATGGAAATGCTACTGCTAAAGAATTAGAGGATCTAGGTAACTTCGTCCAACAGAAAGTATTCGAAGATAGTGGGATTAAATTGAATTGGGAAATAAAGCGAATTGGGAAAGTGTCATCCCGTGGCTTGACCACGGGATGA
- a CDS encoding ATP-binding protein, whose amino-acid sequence MINRHITSFVKQSLNDFSAVLIIGARQVGKSTLVKQLCDEGIFKSYITLDDISQLEAATADPHGFIKNASYPLAIDEIQRAPDLLKAIKKSIDEDKKPGRFLLTGSANIFSYPGISESLAGRIDVIHLEGLSLGEILNQNNPSSFISDIFSGSTIHELKDKWTEELKHKPEINTQFLNEYIFYGGFPEIALKKQERFRERWFSSYQSAYIERDVRNINKFLDVVSFAKLFRLIGLQSSNLLNQKNLGNEIGLDQRTISKYLEILETTFQVNQLTPWFSNTRKRLIKTSKIYMNDSGYASYLHGITTPDLLPKSPYYGAIFETWLWAELRKLLTLTTGIEQTFYRTHLGKEVDFLLHKGDIFCGLECKSTETIQSQHFVGLKDLSEALTLRIMRGIILYNGDEIISFSDKFLAVPLRCII is encoded by the coding sequence ATGATAAATAGACATATAACATCATTTGTAAAACAATCTTTAAACGATTTTTCTGCCGTTCTTATCATTGGAGCTAGGCAAGTTGGTAAGTCTACATTAGTAAAGCAGTTGTGTGATGAGGGAATTTTTAAATCCTATATCACTTTAGATGATATTTCGCAATTAGAAGCAGCAACAGCAGACCCTCACGGATTTATAAAAAACGCAAGTTATCCTCTTGCTATTGATGAAATTCAAAGAGCTCCCGATCTTTTAAAAGCTATAAAAAAATCAATAGATGAAGATAAGAAACCAGGGCGTTTTCTTTTAACCGGATCAGCTAATATTTTTTCTTACCCCGGAATATCTGAAAGTCTAGCGGGACGCATTGATGTAATACATCTTGAGGGGTTAAGTTTAGGAGAAATTTTAAATCAAAATAATCCTTCTTCTTTTATATCAGATATTTTTTCCGGCAGCACTATCCATGAATTAAAGGATAAATGGACTGAAGAGCTAAAACATAAACCGGAAATAAATACTCAATTTCTCAATGAATATATTTTTTATGGTGGATTTCCAGAAATCGCACTAAAAAAGCAAGAAAGATTTCGTGAACGTTGGTTTTCTTCTTATCAATCAGCTTATATTGAACGAGATGTACGAAATATAAATAAATTTTTGGATGTCGTTTCTTTTGCTAAGCTTTTTCGTCTGATTGGGTTACAAAGCAGTAATTTATTAAATCAAAAGAATTTAGGTAACGAAATAGGATTAGACCAGAGAACAATATCAAAATATTTAGAGATTTTAGAAACAACTTTTCAGGTAAATCAGTTAACACCTTGGTTCAGTAATACCCGTAAAAGATTAATTAAAACTTCCAAAATTTATATGAATGATTCAGGTTATGCATCATATTTACATGGCATAACAACTCCTGATCTATTACCAAAAAGTCCTTATTACGGAGCAATATTTGAAACATGGTTATGGGCAGAATTAAGGAAGTTATTAACTTTAACTACGGGAATAGAACAAACGTTTTATCGTACACATTTAGGAAAAGAAGTTGATTTTCTTCTACATAAAGGTGATATATTTTGTGGTTTAGAGTGTAAAAGTACAGAAACTATTCAAAGTCAACATTTTGTAGGACTGAAAGATTTATCCGAAGCACTAACCTTGCGAATTATGCGTGGCATCATACTTTACAACGGCGACGAAATAATCAGTTTTTCTGACAAATTCCTTGCCGTACCCTTAAGATGTATAATTTGA
- a CDS encoding IS110 family transposase, with protein sequence MIKYHKHIGIDIGKYNFVVGIEGIKDTKEYENTSSGIFEFINDNKDILANSLTVVETTGGYELELLYSLCERGYVVHRADARKVKNFIRSYGNSAKTDKLDAKALGLYGKERADKLEVFKPESKQNIQLFRLVQRRNDLKQMLVAEKNRLQQANTDKFVKNSCINMIDVLSNQITEITNQVEVIISSDQLLKAKHEILKEINGIGNIVAFELLILLPELGKLTRRQIASLAGLAPKANDSGKYQGYRKVGHGRAGVKPILFLAAMSARNSKTSGLRLFYERLINNGKKKMVALTALMRKIIVIANAKLKSLLFNLKHS encoded by the coding sequence ATGATAAAATATCACAAACATATAGGAATTGATATAGGAAAATATAATTTTGTAGTAGGAATAGAGGGCATAAAAGATACAAAAGAATATGAGAATACAAGTTCCGGTATATTTGAATTTATTAATGATAATAAGGATATTTTAGCAAACTCTCTAACTGTAGTTGAAACAACAGGCGGATATGAACTAGAGTTATTGTATAGCTTATGTGAAAGAGGTTATGTAGTACATAGAGCAGATGCAAGAAAGGTAAAGAATTTTATCAGATCATATGGTAATAGTGCAAAAACAGATAAGTTAGATGCTAAAGCATTAGGATTATATGGTAAGGAGCGAGCAGATAAGCTTGAAGTATTTAAGCCTGAATCAAAACAAAATATACAATTATTTCGGTTAGTACAAAGACGGAATGATTTAAAGCAAATGTTAGTTGCCGAAAAGAATAGATTACAACAAGCAAATACAGATAAGTTTGTTAAAAATAGCTGTATAAATATGATAGATGTTTTAAGTAATCAAATTACAGAGATTACTAATCAGGTAGAAGTGATTATATCATCAGATCAGCTGTTAAAAGCAAAGCATGAGATATTGAAAGAGATAAATGGCATTGGTAATATAGTTGCTTTTGAGTTATTAATATTATTACCGGAGTTAGGGAAGTTAACAAGACGGCAGATTGCTTCTCTTGCAGGGCTTGCTCCAAAAGCTAATGATAGTGGTAAATATCAAGGATATAGAAAGGTAGGACATGGTAGAGCAGGAGTCAAGCCTATACTATTCCTTGCTGCTATGTCAGCCCGTAATAGCAAGACTTCTGGTTTAAGACTCTTTTATGAGCGACTCATTAACAATGGTAAAAAAAAAATGGTCGCTCTTACCGCTTTAATGCGTAAAATTATTGTCATCGCTAATGCTAAATTAAAATCTCTTCTTTTTAATTTAAAACATAGTTGA